In Rhinoraja longicauda isolate Sanriku21f chromosome 39, sRhiLon1.1, whole genome shotgun sequence, one DNA window encodes the following:
- the mecp2 gene encoding methyl-CpG-binding protein 2 encodes MAAAPSGGERLEQKAEDNDQAGPREKLVKVKKHKKKDEREEDKVREAQSAEALEPADGTKAETAEREGAVAATPKPRRSLIRDRGPLYEDPTLPEGWTRKLKQRKSGRSAGKYDVYIINPQGKAFRSKVELLAHFEKVGDTTLDPTDFDFTVTGRGSPSRREKKQPKKPKGPKSTGGTGRGRGRPKGSGKDKMVRKGSASKRLSDKSAAKLLVKMPFSAPLLQKAEGATSSAVPPPKARKGVPGRKRKSDANPQTVPKKRGRKPGGAVAAGVGGGGGGGLGGGGGGGGGGGGGGVGGNAVPAVKKKAVKECLANPEEVTVLPLKKRNLGEESSPLKKRKSSRMFDDDASVPPLLGIPAASVAAAREGGEAAPADGGERSGRGLRGTVPKARDGSPKGRGPAAFKKEPPHPAEDKEPGPKDASAQEAEGSRERGCPPEPKDLSGRPCAEDKLPRGRADHDLLPTKTELADKGRPVITSVPRPARDDVADSRATVSERVS; translated from the exons ACAAGGTGCGTGAGGCCCAGTCTGCCGAGGCTCTGGAGCCGGCCGACGGGACCAAGGCCGAGACGGccgagagggagggggcagtggcggCCACCCCCAAGCCCCGCCGTTCACTGATCCGAGACCGGGGGCCCCTGTACGAAGACCCCACGCTGCCCGAGGGATGGACCCGCAAGCTGAAGCAGAGGAAGTCTGGCCGCTCAGCGGGCAAGTACGACGTCTACATCATCAA CCCACAAGGAAAGGCGTTTCGTTCCAAAGTGGAGTTGCTGGCACACTTCGAGAAGGTGGGAGACACCACGCTGGACCCCACCGACTTTGACTTCACCGTCACGGGCCGGGGCAGCCCGTCGAGGAGGGAGAAGAAGCAGCCCAAGAAGCCCAAGGGCCCCAAGTCCACGGGCGGCACGGGGAGGGGGCGAGGCCGACCCAAGGGCAGCGGCAAGGACAAGATGGTGCGGAAGGGCAGCGCGTCCAAGAGGCTGTCGGACAAGAGCGCGGCCAAGCTCCTGGTGAAGATGCCCTTCTCCGCCCCGCTGCTGCAGAAAGCCGAGGGCGCCACGTCTTCCGCCGTGCCGCCCCCCAAAGCGCGCAAGGGGGTCCCGGGGAGGAAGAGAAAGTCTGACGCCAACCCGCAGACGGTGCCCAAGAAGAGGGGCAGGAAGCCGGGCGGGGCAGTCGCTGCTGGTGTTGGTGGGGGTGGCGGTGGTGGCCTGGGCGggggcggaggaggaggaggaggaggaggaggtggaggcgtTGGCGGCAACGCGGTCCCGGCGGTGAAGAAGAAGGCGGTGAAGGAGTGCCTGGCCAACCCGGAGgaggtcactgtgctgcccctgaagAAGCGCAACCTGGGCGAGGAGAGCTCGCCGCTGAAGAAGAGGAAAAGCAGCCGCATGTTCGACGACGATGCCAGCGTGCCGCCCCTGCTCGGCATCCCGGCGGCCAGCGTGGCGGCGGCGCGGGAGGGCGGCGAGGCGGCGCCAGCAGACGGGGGCGAGAGGAGCGGCAGGGGACTGAGGGGCACCGTGCCCAAGGCTCGCGACGGCAGCCCCAAGGGCCGGGGTCCCGCCGCCTTCAAGAAGGAGCCCCCTCACCCGGCCGAGGACAAGGAACCGGGACCCAAGGACGCGTCGGCCCAGGAGGCCGAGGGCTCCAGGGAGAGGGGCTGCCctccggaacccaaagacttgagCGGCCGGCCGTGCGCGGAGGACAAGCTTCCCCGCGGCCGTGCCGACCACGACCTGCTCCCCACAAAGACTGAGCTCGCCGACAAGGGCCGCCCCGTGATCACCAGCGTGCCCCGGCCCGCCCGCGACGACGTAGCCGACAGCCGGGCTACCGTCTCCGAGAGGGTTAGCTGA